One part of the Rutidosis leptorrhynchoides isolate AG116_Rl617_1_P2 chromosome 1, CSIRO_AGI_Rlap_v1, whole genome shotgun sequence genome encodes these proteins:
- the LOC139859598 gene encoding uncharacterized protein — MVIKRKKKGGLQRVADTGDTDNTAGAGDAESKWWWRFKTDHNSLWVKVITSIYGSGGGLNLTNNDSVFRGTSTWHNIIKAGTTLDSMGLEFSTSFIKELGNGNSVKFWQDEWIGDFKLMDQFSRLYALEYHKQASVCDTYGNNVFCGDWSRPIRGRAQGELTGLINFLAPIRLKDDEEDKWRWCLDAEGYYKTKTMSNLIDEKRSASANSTSGETLRNKAIPLKFEIFVWRARKKRIPVRIELVKRGIDLDSTLCPCCLNETQTVDHILLQCHKVVELWNLVLNWWNLSYTITLSLEQIFDNHSFIVAPKSNGKIIWQSLKWVTCYLIWKARNDVVFKNHSWMQQKILTDIQSFTFGWISKRLKKPSLEWHQWLINPGFFVSSTNIM; from the coding sequence gtaaatggtggtggcgctttAAAACCGACCATAACTCCCTTTGGGTTAAAGTAATCACTAGCATTTATGGGTCCGGAGGGGGGTTAAATTTGACTAACAATGATAGTGTGTTTCGAGGTACTTCTACTTGGCATAATATCATTAAAGCAGGAACAACATTGGACTCCATGGGACTTGAATTCAGCACCTCATTTATCAAAGAACTTGGAAATGGGAACTCTGTAAAATTTTGGCAGGATGAATGGATTGGAGATTTTAAACTCATGGATCAGTTTAGCAGATTATATGCATTGGAATATCATAAACAGGCCTCAGTGTGTGACACGTATGGGAATAACGTATTCTGTGGTGATTGGTCCAGGCCCATCAGAGGTAGAGCACAAGGAGAATTAACGGGTCTGATTAATTTCCTGGCTCCTATTCGATTAAAAGATGATGAGGAGGACAAATGGAGGTGGTGTTTGGACGCAGAGGGATATTACAAAACAAAAACGATGTCGAATTTGATAGACGAAAAAAGATCAGCATCAGCGAATTCAACCTCGGGGGAAACTCTTCGTAACAAGGCAATTCCGCTAAAATTCGAAATTTTCGTTTGGAGAGCGAGGAAAAAAAGGATCCCGGTAAGGATAGAATTAGTAAAAAGAGGCATCGACCTAGACTCAACTTTGTGTCCATGTTGCTTGAACGAAACGCAGACCGTTGATCACATCCTTTTGCAATGTCATAAAGTCGTTGAATTATGGAATCTTGTGTTAAACTGGTGGAATCTGTCATATACTATTACGTTATCGCTCGAGCAAATCTTCGATAATCACTCTTTCATAGTTGCTCCAAAGTCAAATGGTAAGATTATTTGGCAAAGTCTAAAATGGGTCACTTGTTACTTGATATGGAAAGCAAGGAATGATGTCGTGTTCAAGAATCATTCGTGGATGCAGCAAAAGATCTTAACAGACATTCAATCGTTTACTTTCGGATGGATTTCAAAACGCTTAAAGAAACCTTCGTTGGAATGGCATCAGTGGTTGATAAATCCGGGTTTCTTCGTTTCTTCAACAAatattatgtaa